The following proteins are encoded in a genomic region of Drosophila willistoni isolate 14030-0811.24 chromosome 2L unlocalized genomic scaffold, UCI_dwil_1.1 Seg196, whole genome shotgun sequence:
- the LOC6640589 gene encoding CCR4-NOT transcription complex subunit 1 isoform X3, with protein MQIHAKFIQDFGLEADRSVLRHLFTVLNFSDPKPNSTSQWQAKLLGAILERQLQSSSFVSSICFAVDQHFAANQKTVKPTELIGQVSRLTGINKLCECIFALAVTHSSYPELQQSARDNLRSSLPELLDSYLGNNNRSASAAASGLQDISSDLLQYLLSCLNEFVTPQLEGQFLNKLREEFPRQTVPLILAPFLYGTTKTTATQSIVGSVQASPGETDAETETGPGIETTTASSSTTSNNNTTVTTDADTLNEVGIEDIYDHLCEIIFSSQGKNNIMDTSWMNLILEIGYDFTSSVEECKNHISSGSTTRERGADLQPKDVAKIVGLMCRRHSSLLDCNVNLPTPGNFWPGQGQGGSNAGNSASGAASSQNQTQQQQNAGGSSSSNSSNNNEGGATDGLSTGSSDKSAKDKKETTDATQTWKPDVFVQALKELVPQLNWKDVCMELDHPEFILKDRIGLDLLLTIFRLATQSPVFPHPECIYRYWANIEGQLSLITTILKNPDLFSFADYVFSQPSLDVLKTAPDADNKEIAAWKSMHLIELLLSIADKGYYTQVHELFKFPAQNCPDVLFLALLQISPPLTPLRQDLFNQLIPTFLGNHPNSNVILASAWSSTNFVLRPNIMNAMSEWYLRGGEFDQVKLSRILDLAQDLKALSSLLNARSFLFIIDLACLASRREYLKLEKWLSDKIREHGEPFMQAMIKVMQRRCPQVANAKIPEDQLPPKQAQLLPETVTTMINCLQSCINSCMQPEMPEIIMQMTANMAIMATKARAQQQQQQQQQQQQPGGPQVGLVPPVPPPNILRGHRGMDLPGGIVPGSGPPPVPPPQQQQPSFSGNLNAQQMFGPGMDPLTNMSNNLSGLNLGGGPNGAFNFNNMLNNLVSTTPASPSRLMNPGASPYPLNPMQMPPAPPPQVGPNLGRMLPSGPPTNPQQQPTPTPPNPNNPVMGDLQIPVSKEVEDEVNSYFQRIYNHQPNPTLSIDEVLDILQRFKESSSRREQDVFLCMLRNLFEEYRFFCQYPEKELQITAQLFGGIIDRNLVPTFVALGLSLRCVLDALRKPDGSKLYYFGVTALDRFKTRLHTYNKYCEHIRSIPHFNDFPPHLIQYVEYGIHGQEPPPQKLIGLSNTIPSVLASAGAGGAAEPPLYRTNAMPPATIPPGAGGSGAVAIGQKTSLVVSHATRMKSIANATNIDTLLVANQEEKVTVPPEPVQDKTAFIFNNLSQLNIPQKCDEIKEIMTKEYWPWLAQYLVLKRASMEFNFHTLYYNFLDALKNGEINRFVTKETLRNIKVLLRSDKGVINFSDRSLLKNLGHWLGMMTLGRNRPILQLDLDLKSLLAEAYHKGQQELLFVVPFVAKILESSAKSRIFRSPNPWTMGIMYVLGELHQEPELKLNLKFEIEVLCKTLNLELAKLKPVIYLKDPQRALLIEQQMSQPKPKQQQQQIEQQQQPVPVVAPPPVVPPPQQQQQQQPPPPQQQQQAQAPPPPQQQQQQQVPPPTDVDAQAAAAAAAAMMMSGANNNSGSVASPNLPADPSQVILPPPEPRYSYVDVNVSNFQLIAQQLVLPPNIPFLHANPGIKHIVVNAMERTITDWLQPVVDRSIRIACATTEQIIRKDFALDADENRMRTAAHQMVRNLAAGMAMITGKDEIARAISQNLHKAFISPLTGMPSVPEIQAACAQLANENVELVCAFIQKTSAEKSALEIDRRLSTDFETRKIAREEGNRFVDTQILNYQQERLPEAVRLKVGPAPAPLFAVYSEFARSIPGFQQMSDRDIALFTPKPQDLPPPNVFANDESSMVYAEVAGKMEAFMNTAINMPTLQLQASKMHMLLNALMATRRLRDHESAFNLLTRAVEGLTEGLVNVQDHMEQMKLYRDIHLRILSLLHNSFGAPNTERAVTKCFFDIREEVRYNVEAARALITSHFVNLNQFDGMLRDCMENGNNYVAISFGIALLERLIMEDRAINIVSDNEFMATVELLGRLTQHRHRYPECIVNAIETLWSGNFNNTNDYSPFNASERYLAGASTYIHSGMHHVRSCDTDDPPGLQEKTEFLLKDWVALYTQQNQQTNRDARNFSAFVQKMNTYGILKTDDLITRFFRQATHICTDVVYRMFAEPTLPINQAKNKIFQWIDAFVHLIAMLVRHSGEAGNPTTKINLLNKVLGIVLGTLLKDHEMRGVGFQQVGYHRFFMMLFMELCSADVVMESLMHSIVSAFAYTYHLLNPSVAPGFCFAWLELISHRVFLGRILVQIPGQKGWPLYAQLLQDLFKYLAPFLRNTELGKPVQLLYKGTLRVLLVLLHDFPEFLCDYHFGFCDTIPPNCVQMRNIILSAFPRNMRLPDPFTPNLKVDMLSDSSNAPKVLSSYIMNIQPPNFKKDLDSYLKARAPVTFLSELRGHLQVTSEPATRYNMTLMNALVMYVGTQAIALIRNKNFVPNTSNIAHSAHMDIFQNLAVDLDTEGRYLFLNAIANQLRYPNSHTHYFSCAVLHLFAEANSEAIQEQITRVLLERLIVNRPHPWGLLITFIELIKNPIYKFWDHDFVHCAPEITKLFESVARSCLAKSGVNQQLNMAVVDGENQEVVNIN; from the exons GTTTCCGCGACAGACGGTGCCCTTAATATTGGCCCCGTTTCTATACGGAACAACGAAAACTACGGCGACGCAGTCGATTGTAGGATCAGTGCAAGCATCACCAGGCGAAACTGATGCAGAGACGGAGACTGGACCTGGAATTGAAACAACGACGGCCAGTAGCAGCACAACTAGCAACAATAATACCACCGTCACTACAGATGCGGATACTTTGAATGAAGTTGGAATTGAGGATATCTATGACCATTTATGCGAGATAATATTTTCAAGCCAG ggtaaaaataatattatggACACATCTTGGATGAATTTAATCCTTGAAATCGGTTACGACTTTACATCAAGCGTTGAAGAGTGCAAGAACCATATTTCATCAGGCAGCACTACCCGGGAACGTGGAGCCGACCTACAGCCTAAAGATGTGGCAAAAATTGTTGGTCTCATGTGCCGGCGGCACTCATCGCTGCTCGATTGTAATGTAAATTTACCGACACCAGGCAATTTTTGGCCAGGCCAAGGACAAGGAGGTAGCAATGCTGGTAACAGCGCTTCTGGAGCAGCATCATCACAAAATCAgacacagcagcaacagaatgccggcggcagcagcagcagcaacagtagcaacaacaatgaaggCGGAGCTACTGATGGCTTATCCACTGGTTCCAGTGATAAGAGTGCCAAGGACAAAAAGGAGACGACCGATGCAACACAGACCTGGAAGCCGGATGTTTTTGTCCAGGCACTCAAGGAGCTTGTGCCCCAGCTTAACTGGAAAGATGTTTGCATGG AACTCGATCATCCCGAATTTATTCTGAAAGATCGTATTGGCCTTGATTTGCTGTTAACCATTTTTCGTTTGGCAACCCAATCGCCAGTTTTTCCACATCCAGAATGCATTTATCGCTATTGGGCAAATATTGAGGGTCAATTGTCATTGATAACGACAATTTTAAAGAATCCTGATCTCTTTTCCTTTGCCGACTATGTGTTCAGTCAGCCGTCATTGGATGTATTGAAAACGGCACCCGATGCTGACAACAAGGAGATAGCAGCATGGAAATCCATGCATTTGATCGAACTACTGCTCTCTATTGCCGACAAGGGTTATTATACACAGGTCCATGAGCTTTTCAAATTCCCAGCACAGAATTGCCCCGATGTCCTATTCCTGGCACTCCTGCAAATCAGTCCCCCGCTGACGCCGTTGCGTCAGGATCTCTTTAATCAGTTGATACCCACCTTTTTGGGCAATCATCCCAATTCAAATGTGATACTGGCCAGCGCCTGGAGCTCTACGAATTTCGTGCTGCGTCCAAATATTATGAATGCTATGTCCGAATGGTATCTTAGGGGCGGTGAGTTTGATCAGGTGAAATTATCACGTATCCTTGATCTCGCCCAGGATTTGAAGGCGCTGTCGTCGCTCCTTAATGCTCGAtcctttttgtttataatcGATTTGGCGTGCCTTGCGTCGAGGCGAGAGTATTTAAAGCTAGAGAAATGGCTAAGCGATAAGATTCGAGAGCATGGCGAACCATTTATGCAGGCAATGATCAAAGTAATGCAAAGGCGATGCCCCCAAGTGGCCAATGCGAAAATTCCAGAAGATCAGTTGCCACCCAAGCAGGCTCAACTCTTGCCCGAAACAGTGACCACAATGATCAATTGCCTGCAGTCGTGTATCAATAGCTGCATGCAGCCGGAAATGCCCGAGATTATTATGCAAATGACAGCCAATATGGCTATAATGGCAACTAAAGCACGTgcccagcaacagcagcagcagcagcaacaacaacagcagccagGAGGTCCACAAGTGGGTCTAGTGCCGCCGGTGCCACCGCCAAATATCCTACGTGGCCATCGGGGTATGGATTTACCCGGAGGCATTGTACCAGGATCTGGTCCACCACCAGTGCCGCCgccgcagcaacagcagccatcATTCTCAGGAAATTTAAATGCTCAGCAAATGTTTGGACCCGGCATGGATCCCCTTACAAATATGTCTAACAATCTATCTGGACTCAATTTGGGCGGCGGTCCAAATGGAGCGTTCAACTTTAACAACATGCTGA ATAACTTGGTTTCTACTACTCCAGCATCTCCATCAAGACTTATGAATCCAGGCGCTAGTCCATATCCATTGAATCCTATGCAAATGCCACCGGCACCACCGCCTCAAGTAGGACCAAATTTGGGAAGAATGCTCCCGTCTGGACCACCAACAAATCCACAACAGCAACCCACACCGACGCCACCAAATCCCAACAATCCAGTTATGGGTGATCTACAAATACCTGTCTCAAAGGAAGTGGAAGATGAGGTCAATTCATATTTCCAACGTATCTACAATCATCAGCCAAATCCAACGCTTTCCATCGATGAGGTCTTGGACATATTGCAGCGTTTCAAAGAGTCCTCCAGTCGCCGGGAACAGGATGTGTTTCTGTGCATGCTTCGGAATCTGTTTGAAGAGTATCGCTTCTTTTGCCAGTACCCGGAGAAGGAATTGCAAATCACAGCCCAACTCTTTGGCGGCATTATCGATCGCAATCTAGTGCCGACTTTTGTGGCCTTGGGTCTATCGTTACGATGTGTTTTGGATGCATTACGCAAACCCGATGGTTCTAAACTCTATTATTTTGGAGTCACAGCTCTGGATCGGTTTAAGACCCGTTTGCATACGTACAACAAATATTGCGAACATATCCGTTCCATACCCCACTTCAATGACTTTCCGCCGCATCTGATTCAGTATGTGGAATATGGTATCCATGGCCAGGAGCCTCCACCACAGAAATTAATTGGTCTAAGCAATACTATACCATCGGTGCTAGCTTCTGCAGGAGCGGGAGGGGCTGCAGAACCACCACTTTATAGGACCAATGCAATGCCCCCGGCTACAATTCCACCGGGCGCTGGTGGTAGTGGCGCTGTAGCAATCGGCCAAAAGACTTCGCTTGTTGTCTCCCATGCCACACGGATGAAATCCATAGCCAATGCCACAAATATAGACACATTGCTGGTGGCAAATCAGGAGGAGAAGGTGACTGTGCCACCGGAGCCAGTGCAGGATAAGACAGCTTTCATTTTCAACAATCTTAGCCAATTGAATATACCCCAGAAATGTGATGAGATCAAGGAGATTATGACCAAAGAGTATTGGCCTTGGTTGGCTCAATATCTGGTGCTGAAGCGTGCTTCCATGGAGTTTAATTTCCATACGCTTTACTACAACTTTCTGGATGCTCTGAAAAACGGTGAAATCAATCGATTTGTGACCAAGGAGACATTGCGCAATATTAAAGTCTTGCTACGCTCGGACAAGGGTGTCATCAATTTCTCAGATCGCAGTTTGCTCAAGAATCTGGGCCATTGGTTGGGCATGATGACATTGGGACGGAATCGACCCATTTTGCAATTGGATTTGGATTTGAAATCCCTGCTTGCCGAGGCCTATCATAAGGGACAGCAAGAGTTACTCTTTGTGGTGCCATTTGTGGCAAAGATTCTCGAATCATCGGCAAAATCGAGAATCTTCCGTTCACCCAATCCCTGGACCATGGGCATTATGTATGTTCTTGGTGAATTGCATCAGGAGCCAGagttaaaattgaatttgaaatttgaaattgaagTTTTGTGCAAGACACTCAATCTGGAGCTGGCCAAGCTAAAGCCAGTGATCTACCTGAAGGATCCCCAACGAGCTTTGCTTATTGAGCAGCAAATGTCGCAGCCAAAgcccaaacaacaacaacagcagatagaacaacagcagcagccagtGCCCGTAGTAGCACCACCGCCAGTGGTACCACCaccacagcagcaacaacagcagcagccaccaccacctcaacagcaacaacaagcacAAGCACCGCCTCCAcctcaacagcagcagcagcagcaagtaCCACCGCCCACCGATGTGGACGcacaggcagcagcagctgccgccGCAGCCATGATGATGAGTGGAGCAAATAATAATTCGGGTTCAGTGGCTTCACCCAATCTTCCAGCAGATCCCAGTCAAGTGATTTTGCCGCCACCCGAGCCGCGTTACTCTTATGTTGATGTGAATGTGAGCAATTTCCAATTGATTGCCCAGCAGTTGGTCCTACCACCCAATATACCATTTCTGCACGCCAATCCCGGCATCAAACACATTGTGGTCAATGCCATGGAGCGCACAATTACCGATTGGCTTCAGCCGGTGGTAGATCGCAGCATAAGGATTGCCTGTGCCACCACCGAACAGATTATACGCAAAGATTTCGCTCTCGATGCGGATGAGAATCGCATGCGGACCGCTGCTCACCAGATGGTACGTAATCTAGCTGCCGGCATGGCCATGATAACGGGCAAAGATGAGATTGCTCGGGCCATAAGTCAAAATTTGCACAAGGCCTTCATTTCACCATTGACTGGAATGCCAAGTGTGCCAGAAATTCAGGCCGCCTGTGCTCAGCTAGCCAATGAAAATGTTGAATTGGTCTGCGCCTTCATTCAAAAGACATCCGCTGAGAAGTCAGCCCTTGAGATTGATCGACGTCTATCCACAGACTTTGAGACACGCAAAATTGCCCGCGAAGAAGGCAATCGGTTTGTGGATACGCAAATTCTAAACTACCAGCAGGAGCGCCTGCCCGAGGCAGTGCGTCTAAAGGTGGGCCCCGCCCCGGCTCCCCTGTTTGCGGTCTATTCGGAATTTGCCCGCAGCATTCCGGGATTTCAACAGATGAGTGATAGGGATATTGCTCTGTTCACACCCAAGCCGCAGGATCTGCCACCACCGAATGTGTTTGCCAATGATGAGAGCAGCATGGTCTATGCCGAGGTGGCTGGTAAAATGGAAGCCTTCATGAACACAGCCATCAATATGCCCACTCTTCAGTTGCAGGCAAGCAAGATGCATATGCTCCTTAATGCCCTGATGGCCACTCGTCGTTTGCGTGACCATGAGTCCGCTTTCAATCTCCTGACCCGAGCAGTGGAGGGCCTTACCGAGGGTTTGGTCAATGTGCAAGATCACATGGAGCAGATGAAGCTCTATCGGGACATACACTTGAGAATTCTCAGCTTGTTGCACAACAGCTTCGGTGCCCCCAACACTGAGCGGGCCGTCACAAAGTGTTTCTTTGATATACGCGAAGAAGTTCGTTACAACGTGGAAGCGGCTCGTGCCCTGATCACTTCACattttgtgaatcttaatCAATTCGATGGCATGCTGCGAGATTGCATGGAGAATGGCAATAATTATGTGGCCATATCGTTTGGCATTGCTCTGCTAGAGCGCTTGATTATGGAAGATCGGGCCATTAATATTGTTTCCGATAATGAATTCATGGCAACTGTCGAATTGTTGGGCAGATTGACTCAGCATCGGCATCGTTATCCCGAGTGTATAGTGAATGCCATCGAGACACTGTGGTCGGGCAATTTCAATAATACCAACGACTACAGTCCATTCAACGCCAGCGAACGTTACTTGGCTGGAGCCTCCACTTACATACACTCTGGCATGCATCATGTAAGG TCATGCGACACAGATGATCCACCTGGTTTGCAAGAGAAGACCGAATTTCTACTCAAGGATTGGGTAGCTCTTTATACACAACAGAATCAACAGACCAATCGAGATGCTCGCAATTTCAGCGCCTTTGTCCAAAAGATGAACACCTATGGCATACTGAAGACAGACGATCTGATTACACGATTCTTCCGTCAGGCCACACACATTTGCACGGATGTTGTGTATCGCATGTTTGCCGAGCCAACACTTCCCATTAATCAGGCCAAGAACAAGATATTCCAATGGATCGATGCATTTGTCCATTTAATTGCCATGCTGGTGCGTCACTCTGGCGAAGCTGGCAATCCGACAACAAAAATCAACTTGCTCAATAAGGTATTGGGCATTGTATTGGGCACACTGCTCAAGGATCACGAGATGCGTGGCGTTGGTTTCCAGCAGGTTGGCTATCATCGATTCTTCATGATGCTCTTTATGGAATTATGTTCGGCTGATGTCGTTATGGAGTCCCTGATGCATAGCATTGTGTCGGCCTTTGCCTATACCTATCACCTGCTGAATCCAAGTGTGGCTCCTGGTTTTTGCTTTGCCTGGCTGGAGCTCATTTCCCATCGTGTCTTCCTGGGACGGATTCTCGTCCAAATACCCGGACAAAAAGGTTGGCCATTGTATGCCCAATTGCTGCAGGATCTCTTCAAGTATTTGGCCCCATTCCTGCGTAATACCGAATTGGGCAAACCCGTTCAATTGCTCTACAAAGGAACGCTGCGCGTTCTTCTTGTTTTGCTCCATGATTTCCCTGAATTCCTGTGTGATTATCACTTTGGCTTCTGTGACACCATTCCACCCAATTGTGTCCAAATGCGCAATATTATATTGTCGGCCTTTCCACGGAATATGCGACTACCCGATCCTTTCACACCCAATCTTAAGGTGGACATGCTCTCGGACAGCAGCAATGCTCCCAAGGTCCTTAGTAGCTACATTATGAACATTCagccacccaactttaagaaGGATCTGGATTCATATCTAAAGGCCAGAGCGCCGGTCACCTTCCTATCGGAATTGCGTGGTCATCTGCAGGTCACAAGTGAACCAGCAACGCGCTACAACATGACCCTAATGAATGCTCTCGTCATGTATGTGGGCACACAGGCCATAGCTCTCATCAG aaacaaaaactttgtACCCAACACATCAAATATTGCCCATAGCGCACACATGGATATTTTCCAGAATTTAGCTGTCGATCTGGATACCGAAGGACGTTATTTGTTCCTCAATGCCATTGCCAATCAATTGCGTTATCCAAACAGTCATACGCACTACTTTAGTTGTGCGGTCCTTCATCTGTTTGCCGAAGCCAATTCAGAGGCCATTCAGGAGCAAATTACACGTGTTCTGCTCGAGCGTTTGATTGTTAATCGTCCACATCCATGGGGATTGTTAATCACCTTCATTGAGCTAATCAAGAATCCGATttacaaattttgggatcATGATTTCGTCCATTGTGCACCGGAGATAACCAA ACTCTTCGAATCTGTGGCCCGTTCATGTTTGGCCAAATCGGGTGTGAATCAACAGCTCAACATGGCCGTTGTTGATGGCGAGAATCAGGAGGTGGTCAATATTAACTGA